From Hydra vulgaris chromosome 07, alternate assembly HydraT2T_AEP, a single genomic window includes:
- the LOC136082648 gene encoding uncharacterized protein LOC136082648 → MASQISEGSVSRRSSKRTMLNSYFDTINKDDIKKIDKSYARQHYANLRPAYKPPSSKCISGRLYKDALNDEKRSIKEYVNNSEYVSLVIDGFSNIGTNHLINYSIHVENRTMKPIAYKIEPTGQEQQTGINIATRIKNVILEVGVDKVTNIVTDNASNMRAAWDIIEKKFPKMFRNGCAAHTINLLVKDFCLLPEFVDVLEKSRKLRAFVKQRTSLVDQFRIIQNHVKQENNLKKMQALLLAVLTRWYSHHTSVARNLVNKLVHLNLVNSGAFTRISLSTKKLECKLESDTCLLSEDYLGFVNLMQIWSESSVLKALVLHRWEFVHTPSMGLAYFLDPRNHGGRNMYTEPPPSRKNDLVIVLELLPKYIVETRGFCNCQTSKNEIRSF, encoded by the exons ATGGCCTCACAAATCTCTGAAGGTTCAGTTTCTAGGCGATCTTCTAAAAGAACTATGCTAAATTCATACTTTGACACTATAAACAAAGATGACATTAAAAAGATTGATAAATCATATGCAAGG CAACATTATGCAAATCTTAGGCCTGCATATAAGCCTCCATCTAGTAAATGCATTAGTGGGCGTCTTTATAAGGATGCATTAAATGATGAAAAACGTTCAATAAAAGAATACGTCAATAATTCTGAATATGTAAGTTTAGTGATTGATGGTTTTTCAAACATAGGTACAAATCATCTCATTAATTATTCGATTCATGTTGAAAATAGGACAATGAAACCAATTGCTTACAAAATTGAGCCAACTGGTCAGGAGCAACAGACTGGCATTAATATTGCAACAcgcataaaaaatgtaattctcGAGGTTGGTGTTGATAAAGTTACAAACATTGTAACTGATAATGCCTCAAACATGAGAGCTGCATGggatattattgaaaaaaaatttccaaaaatgttTCGTAATGGTTGTGCAGCCCATACAATCAATCTTTTAGTAAAAGATTTTTGCCTTCTGCCTGAATTCGTAGATGTtttagaaaagtctagaaaacTGAGAGCATTTGTTAAGCAAAGAACATCTCTTGTTGATCAATTTCGTATAATTCAAAATCATgttaaacaagaaaataatttaaagaaaatgcaAGCATTATTACTTGCAGTTTTAACACGGTGGTATAGCCATCATACATCAGTTGCTCGTAATCTTGTAAACAAGTTAGTCCATTTGAATTTAGTCAACTCAGGTGCCTTTACGCGTATATCTTTATCCACAAAAAAGTTAGagt GTAAACTGGAATCAGATACTTGTTTACTTTCTGAAGATTATTTAGGATTTGTTAATTTAATGCAAATATGGAGTGAAAGCTCAGTATTGAAAGCTCTTGTTTTACACCGATGGGAGTTTGTGCATACACCATCCATGGGGTTGGCGTACTTTCTTGATCCACGAAATCATGGTGGTAGAAATATGTATACTGAGCCTCCTCCATCCAGAAAAAATGATCTTGTTATAGTCCTTGAGTTACTTCCAAAGTACATAGTCGAAACAAGAGGATTTTGCAATtgtcaaacttcaaaaaatgaaataagatcTTTTTAG